A window of Syntrophorhabdaceae bacterium contains these coding sequences:
- the atpB gene encoding F0F1 ATP synthase subunit A, with translation MEHEAFTWASLIPGLKGLPAHVSNGIIASVILLAIVILGYRQLKKSEDDVVPSAKFSFGNLVEVMAEGVSGIIVDTMGPRGKEFVLLVGTLGLFILFNNLAGFIPGFLPATDNVNTTFACSLTVFVMTHYYGVKEHGIKYLKQFMGPVGWLAPIMIPIEIVGHIARPLSLGLRLFGNIFGDHLVTGIFFGLIPFLLPVPFMALGLFVAFVQTFVFMMLAMAYFSGAISHEEH, from the coding sequence ATGGAGCATGAGGCATTTACCTGGGCGTCCTTGATACCCGGTCTCAAGGGGTTGCCTGCCCATGTGTCAAACGGGATTATTGCGTCGGTCATACTTCTGGCGATCGTGATCTTGGGGTATAGACAGCTCAAGAAATCCGAGGACGATGTGGTGCCGTCGGCCAAGTTCAGCTTCGGGAACCTTGTTGAAGTAATGGCCGAAGGCGTGTCGGGCATCATCGTGGATACCATGGGGCCAAGAGGAAAGGAATTCGTCCTCCTCGTGGGAACCCTTGGGCTTTTTATCCTTTTTAACAACCTTGCCGGTTTCATCCCGGGATTTCTTCCCGCCACGGATAATGTGAATACGACCTTCGCCTGTTCCCTTACCGTGTTTGTGATGACCCATTATTATGGCGTAAAGGAACATGGCATAAAGTACCTTAAGCAGTTTATGGGACCCGTGGGCTGGCTGGCGCCCATTATGATCCCCATCGAGATTGTGGGTCATATCGCGCGGCCTCTCTCGCTCGGTCTCAGGCTTTTCGGCAACATCTTCGGCGACCATTTGGTTACCGGCATCTTCTTCGGCCTGATTCCCTTTCTGCTTCCGGTGCCTTTCATGGCTCTCGGTCTGTTTGTTGCCTTCGTGCAGACCTTCGTGTTCATGATGCTGGCGATGGCATATTTTTCTGGGGCTATTTCCCATGAGGAACATTAA
- a CDS encoding ATP synthase subunit I yields MKETSINDIERVNVIVLVLGSILSAVIMREFKYFFSFAVGSSMMTLNFRFLKKIIEGGFANGTISKKEVVIKLPIKFLVLVGLVALVMAYGDISVAFFLIGLSTVFISIVISQVISVFSPAGKRRQKNGA; encoded by the coding sequence ATGAAAGAGACAAGCATAAATGACATCGAACGGGTAAATGTAATCGTTCTTGTGCTCGGGTCGATATTATCCGCAGTAATAATGAGAGAATTCAAATATTTCTTCAGCTTTGCCGTAGGAAGCTCCATGATGACCCTTAATTTCAGGTTCCTGAAAAAAATAATAGAAGGTGGGTTCGCGAACGGGACTATAAGCAAGAAAGAAGTTGTCATTAAACTTCCGATTAAATTTCTCGTTCTTGTAGGGCTTGTGGCTCTGGTGATGGCGTACGGGGATATAAGCGTGGCGTTTTTTCTTATCGGCCTCTCCACTGTCTTTATATCCATTGTAATCAGCCAGGTCATATCCGTTTTCAGCCCTGCAGGGAAAAGGAGGCAGAAGAATGGAGCATGA
- a CDS encoding AtpZ/AtpI family protein encodes MAASDDKKDVLKALMAFGSLGLEMGLCVALGIVIGYFLDKYFGTYPYLSFSFLMIGILAAMKAVYTAAKKMEKENERDKHK; translated from the coding sequence ATGGCGGCCTCAGACGATAAAAAGGACGTGCTCAAGGCGCTCATGGCCTTTGGTTCACTGGGCCTGGAGATGGGATTGTGCGTCGCCCTGGGCATAGTAATAGGATACTTTCTTGACAAGTATTTCGGGACATACCCTTACCTGTCGTTTTCGTTTCTGATGATTGGGATTTTGGCTGCCATGAAAGCGGTTTATACGGCAGCCAAAAAGATGGAAAAGGAGAATGAAAGAGACAAGCATAAATGA